The proteins below are encoded in one region of Scylla paramamosain isolate STU-SP2022 chromosome 8, ASM3559412v1, whole genome shotgun sequence:
- the LOC135102692 gene encoding longitudinals lacking protein, isoforms H/M/V-like isoform X27 → MASGLLSLKWNNHRSTFFHILSTIRSKESYCDVTIACDGKFYPVHKLVLSTCSDYFEQMFERTNCKHPIIVLKDIRSQELEALLNYMYVGEVNVLQNELAGLIKAAECLMIKGLAVPDEAPAKESKENKRTFVGTEDSPLSKRRKRDEEIRPSPSQNQQIHREARDTTVNSQSQRQSSSASIPTPSPTVPRVPPNPISPSPSAGSASESVSEDCSQAHTEVNEQPSLPNAQESAHRAAEPASSQSQQAVPEVILDEPGVKEEPQEIEEEITDTKEIFESHDFEHPAEGDSLSDKGPGAGGGPTAFEPQMLGSQPQSMEDLVAQAIPGSSGLQGNNVSLWEGEGSFPMEGFTGDASRPPQMVAPWVGNSRSFYQCESCSYSTRNIKDMRRHIRVHTGEKPFACPFCSHHSARKSNLMSHIRMKHSAHLKQ, encoded by the exons atGGCAAGTGGTTTGTTGTCCCTTAAGTGGAACAACCACCGAAGTACCTTCTTCCACATCCTCTCCACCATCCGGAGCAAG gaaTCCTATTGTGATGTGACTATAGCCTGTGATGGAAAATTTTATCCAGTACACAAACTGGTATTATCAACATGTAGTGATTATTTTGAACAGATGTTTGAAAGGACAAACTGTAAACATCCAATTATAGTGTTAAAAGACATTAGAAGTCAAGAACTAGAAGCTTTATTAAACTATATGTATGTTGGTGAAGTTAATGTGCTTCAAAATGAATTAGCTGGCTTGATAAAAGCAGCCGAATGCCTTATGATCAAAGGCCTAGCAGTACCTGATGAAGCCCCTGCgaaagagagcaaagaaaataagCGAACTTTTGTCGGGACAGAGGACAGTCCTTTgtcgaagagaagaaaaagagatgaagaaattaGACCATCTCCCTCTCAGAACCAACAAATTCACAGAGAGGCGAGAGACACCACAGTGAACAGCCAATCCCAAAGACAGTCCAGTAGTGCCTCAATTCCAACTCCCTCCCCGACGGTGCCCAGAGTGCCGCCAAACCCCATCTCCCCTTCTCCGTCAGCAGGAAGTGCCTCTGAGTCTGTGTCAGAGGACTGTAGTCAAGCTCACACCGAGGTGAATGAGCAGCCCAGCCTTCCCAATGCACAGGAGTCAGCGCATCGGGCGGCCGAGCCGGCATCTAGTCAGTCGCAGCAGGCAGTACCTGAG GTAATCTTAGATGAACCTGGTGTTAAAGAAGAACCCcaagagatagaggaagagataacGGATACAAAAGAAATCTTCGAGTCGCACGATTTTGAGCATCCAGCTGAAGGGGACTCTCTGAGTGACAAAGGCCCGGGTGCTGGGGGAGGACCAACAGCATTTGAGCCGCAGATGTTGGGCTCACAACCTCAGTCTATGGAGGACTTGGTGGCACAGGCCATCCCAGGCTCTTCAGGCTTACAAGGA AACAATGTTTCCTtgtgggaaggagaaggaagcttTCCTATGGAAGGTTTTACTGGAGATGCGTCTCGGCCTCCACAGATG GTGGCTCCGTGGGTAGGGAACAGCAGGTCGTTCTACCAGTGCGAGTCTTGCAGCTACAGTACTCGAAACATCAAGGATATGCGACGCCATATTCGTGTACACACAGGAGAGAAGCCTTTCGCCTGCCCATTTTGTTCGCACCATTCTGCGCGCAAGTCCAACCTCATGAGTCACATAAGAATGAAACATAGTGCACACCTCAAGCAGTAG
- the LOC135102692 gene encoding longitudinals lacking protein, isoforms H/M/V-like isoform X11: protein MASGLLSLKWNNHRSTFFHILSTIRSKESYCDVTIACDGKFYPVHKLVLSTCSDYFEQMFERTNCKHPIIVLKDIRSQELEALLNYMYVGEVNVLQNELAGLIKAAECLMIKGLAVPDEAPAKESKENKRTFVGTEDSPLSKRRKRDEEIRPSPSQNQQIHREARDTTVNSQSQRQSSSASIPTPSPTVPRVPPNPISPSPSAGSASESVSEDCSQAHTEVNEQPSLPNAQESAHRAAEPASSQSQQAVPEVILDEPGVKEEPQEIEEEITDTKEIFESHDFEHPAEGDSLSDKGPGAGGGPTAFEPQMLGSQPQSMEDLVAQAIPGSSGLQGNNVSLWEGEGSFPMEGFTGDASRPPQMGGGAVSVAVALRVCSVCGKMGFRRTYDLQRHMLSHTAARPFQCPHCPYRAALKYNLDAHMRLKHLAESLASLGGRGAQQEQQRDQQSCDASDGGRNFTGVE from the exons atGGCAAGTGGTTTGTTGTCCCTTAAGTGGAACAACCACCGAAGTACCTTCTTCCACATCCTCTCCACCATCCGGAGCAAG gaaTCCTATTGTGATGTGACTATAGCCTGTGATGGAAAATTTTATCCAGTACACAAACTGGTATTATCAACATGTAGTGATTATTTTGAACAGATGTTTGAAAGGACAAACTGTAAACATCCAATTATAGTGTTAAAAGACATTAGAAGTCAAGAACTAGAAGCTTTATTAAACTATATGTATGTTGGTGAAGTTAATGTGCTTCAAAATGAATTAGCTGGCTTGATAAAAGCAGCCGAATGCCTTATGATCAAAGGCCTAGCAGTACCTGATGAAGCCCCTGCgaaagagagcaaagaaaataagCGAACTTTTGTCGGGACAGAGGACAGTCCTTTgtcgaagagaagaaaaagagatgaagaaattaGACCATCTCCCTCTCAGAACCAACAAATTCACAGAGAGGCGAGAGACACCACAGTGAACAGCCAATCCCAAAGACAGTCCAGTAGTGCCTCAATTCCAACTCCCTCCCCGACGGTGCCCAGAGTGCCGCCAAACCCCATCTCCCCTTCTCCGTCAGCAGGAAGTGCCTCTGAGTCTGTGTCAGAGGACTGTAGTCAAGCTCACACCGAGGTGAATGAGCAGCCCAGCCTTCCCAATGCACAGGAGTCAGCGCATCGGGCGGCCGAGCCGGCATCTAGTCAGTCGCAGCAGGCAGTACCTGAG GTAATCTTAGATGAACCTGGTGTTAAAGAAGAACCCcaagagatagaggaagagataacGGATACAAAAGAAATCTTCGAGTCGCACGATTTTGAGCATCCAGCTGAAGGGGACTCTCTGAGTGACAAAGGCCCGGGTGCTGGGGGAGGACCAACAGCATTTGAGCCGCAGATGTTGGGCTCACAACCTCAGTCTATGGAGGACTTGGTGGCACAGGCCATCCCAGGCTCTTCAGGCTTACAAGGA AACAATGTTTCCTtgtgggaaggagaaggaagcttTCCTATGGAAGGTTTTACTGGAGATGCGTCTCGGCCTCCACAGATG GGTGGCGGCGCGGTATCAGTAGCAGTGGCACTTCGGGTGTGTTCGGTCTGCGGCAAGATGGGTTTCCGACGAACGTACGACCTCCAGCGTCACATGCTGTCCCATACAGCTGCGCGACCTTTCCAGTGTCCCCACTGTCCATATAGAGCTGCTCTCAAATATAATCTTGATGCTCACATGCGTCTGAAGCACCTGGCTGAATCTCTTGCTAGTCTTGGTGGCCGAGGAGcccagcaggagcagcagcgggACCAGCAGTCCTGTGACGCTTCAGACGGAGGCAGGAACTTTACTGGAGTGGAGTAA
- the LOC135102692 gene encoding longitudinals lacking protein, isoforms H/M/V-like isoform X22, whose product MASGLLSLKWNNHRSTFFHILSTIRSKESYCDVTIACDGKFYPVHKLVLSTCSDYFEQMFERTNCKHPIIVLKDIRSQELEALLNYMYVGEVNVLQNELAGLIKAAECLMIKGLAVPDEAPAKESKENKRTFVGTEDSPLSKRRKRDEEIRPSPSQNQQIHREARDTTVNSQSQRQSSSASIPTPSPTVPRVPPNPISPSPSAGSASESVSEDCSQAHTEVNEQPSLPNAQESAHRAAEPASSQSQQAVPEVILDEPGVKEEPQEIEEEITDTKEIFESHDFEHPAEGDSLSDKGPGAGGGPTAFEPQMLGSQPQSMEDLVAQAIPGSSGLQGNNVSLWEGEGSFPMEGFTGDASRPPQMDTSQPCFAVTQVKGPRRQHECPHCHYIARDKTDLRKHMYTHTGEKPYACPYCSYRARQNSCIRTHMRRYHPFAIM is encoded by the exons atGGCAAGTGGTTTGTTGTCCCTTAAGTGGAACAACCACCGAAGTACCTTCTTCCACATCCTCTCCACCATCCGGAGCAAG gaaTCCTATTGTGATGTGACTATAGCCTGTGATGGAAAATTTTATCCAGTACACAAACTGGTATTATCAACATGTAGTGATTATTTTGAACAGATGTTTGAAAGGACAAACTGTAAACATCCAATTATAGTGTTAAAAGACATTAGAAGTCAAGAACTAGAAGCTTTATTAAACTATATGTATGTTGGTGAAGTTAATGTGCTTCAAAATGAATTAGCTGGCTTGATAAAAGCAGCCGAATGCCTTATGATCAAAGGCCTAGCAGTACCTGATGAAGCCCCTGCgaaagagagcaaagaaaataagCGAACTTTTGTCGGGACAGAGGACAGTCCTTTgtcgaagagaagaaaaagagatgaagaaattaGACCATCTCCCTCTCAGAACCAACAAATTCACAGAGAGGCGAGAGACACCACAGTGAACAGCCAATCCCAAAGACAGTCCAGTAGTGCCTCAATTCCAACTCCCTCCCCGACGGTGCCCAGAGTGCCGCCAAACCCCATCTCCCCTTCTCCGTCAGCAGGAAGTGCCTCTGAGTCTGTGTCAGAGGACTGTAGTCAAGCTCACACCGAGGTGAATGAGCAGCCCAGCCTTCCCAATGCACAGGAGTCAGCGCATCGGGCGGCCGAGCCGGCATCTAGTCAGTCGCAGCAGGCAGTACCTGAG GTAATCTTAGATGAACCTGGTGTTAAAGAAGAACCCcaagagatagaggaagagataacGGATACAAAAGAAATCTTCGAGTCGCACGATTTTGAGCATCCAGCTGAAGGGGACTCTCTGAGTGACAAAGGCCCGGGTGCTGGGGGAGGACCAACAGCATTTGAGCCGCAGATGTTGGGCTCACAACCTCAGTCTATGGAGGACTTGGTGGCACAGGCCATCCCAGGCTCTTCAGGCTTACAAGGA AACAATGTTTCCTtgtgggaaggagaaggaagcttTCCTATGGAAGGTTTTACTGGAGATGCGTCTCGGCCTCCACAGATG GACACTTCACAGCCCTGCTTTGCCGTGACTCAGGTGAAGGGCCCTAGACGCCAGCACGAATGCCCTCATTGCCACTACATAGCACGAGACAAGACTGACCTGCGTAAGCATATGTACACCCACACTGGTGAGAAGCCCTATGCCTGTCCATATTGCTCATACCGGGCAAGGCAGAACAGTTGCATCAGAACACACATGCGCAGATATCACCCATTTGCAATCATGTAA
- the LOC135102692 gene encoding longitudinals lacking protein, isoforms H/M/V-like isoform X20, with protein MASGLLSLKWNNHRSTFFHILSTIRSKESYCDVTIACDGKFYPVHKLVLSTCSDYFEQMFERTNCKHPIIVLKDIRSQELEALLNYMYVGEVNVLQNELAGLIKAAECLMIKGLAVPDEAPAKESKENKRTFVGTEDSPLSKRRKRDEEIRPSPSQNQQIHREARDTTVNSQSQRQSSSASIPTPSPTVPRVPPNPISPSPSAGSASESVSEDCSQAHTEVNEQPSLPNAQESAHRAAEPASSQSQQAVPEVILDEPGVKEEPQEIEEEITDTKEIFESHDFEHPAEGDSLSDKGPGAGGGPTAFEPQMLGSQPQSMEDLVAQAIPGSSGLQGNNVSLWEGEGSFPMEGFTGDASRPPQMAFHDGGVMGSRVPTTGDGKFLRFTCPYCGHTSRDSYDLKKHIRTHTGEKPYPCPHCPYRATTSSSIKSHMDRHHWTIG; from the exons atGGCAAGTGGTTTGTTGTCCCTTAAGTGGAACAACCACCGAAGTACCTTCTTCCACATCCTCTCCACCATCCGGAGCAAG gaaTCCTATTGTGATGTGACTATAGCCTGTGATGGAAAATTTTATCCAGTACACAAACTGGTATTATCAACATGTAGTGATTATTTTGAACAGATGTTTGAAAGGACAAACTGTAAACATCCAATTATAGTGTTAAAAGACATTAGAAGTCAAGAACTAGAAGCTTTATTAAACTATATGTATGTTGGTGAAGTTAATGTGCTTCAAAATGAATTAGCTGGCTTGATAAAAGCAGCCGAATGCCTTATGATCAAAGGCCTAGCAGTACCTGATGAAGCCCCTGCgaaagagagcaaagaaaataagCGAACTTTTGTCGGGACAGAGGACAGTCCTTTgtcgaagagaagaaaaagagatgaagaaattaGACCATCTCCCTCTCAGAACCAACAAATTCACAGAGAGGCGAGAGACACCACAGTGAACAGCCAATCCCAAAGACAGTCCAGTAGTGCCTCAATTCCAACTCCCTCCCCGACGGTGCCCAGAGTGCCGCCAAACCCCATCTCCCCTTCTCCGTCAGCAGGAAGTGCCTCTGAGTCTGTGTCAGAGGACTGTAGTCAAGCTCACACCGAGGTGAATGAGCAGCCCAGCCTTCCCAATGCACAGGAGTCAGCGCATCGGGCGGCCGAGCCGGCATCTAGTCAGTCGCAGCAGGCAGTACCTGAG GTAATCTTAGATGAACCTGGTGTTAAAGAAGAACCCcaagagatagaggaagagataacGGATACAAAAGAAATCTTCGAGTCGCACGATTTTGAGCATCCAGCTGAAGGGGACTCTCTGAGTGACAAAGGCCCGGGTGCTGGGGGAGGACCAACAGCATTTGAGCCGCAGATGTTGGGCTCACAACCTCAGTCTATGGAGGACTTGGTGGCACAGGCCATCCCAGGCTCTTCAGGCTTACAAGGA AACAATGTTTCCTtgtgggaaggagaaggaagcttTCCTATGGAAGGTTTTACTGGAGATGCGTCTCGGCCTCCACAGATG GCATTCCACGATGGAGGCGTGATGGGCAGTAGGGTTCCAACAACAGGTGATGGGAAGTTCCTGAGGTTCACTTGCCCTTATTGTGGACATACCAGTCGAGACAGCTACGACCTCAAGAAACATATCCGTACTCACACTGGGGAGAAACCTTACCCATGCCCTCACTGCCCTTACCGAGCCACCACCAGTAGTAGCATCAAATCACACATGGACAGACACCACTGGACCATTGGCTAG
- the LOC135102692 gene encoding longitudinals lacking protein, isoforms H/M/V-like isoform X26: MASGLLSLKWNNHRSTFFHILSTIRSKESYCDVTIACDGKFYPVHKLVLSTCSDYFEQMFERTNCKHPIIVLKDIRSQELEALLNYMYVGEVNVLQNELAGLIKAAECLMIKGLAVPDEAPAKESKENKRTFVGTEDSPLSKRRKRDEEIRPSPSQNQQIHREARDTTVNSQSQRQSSSASIPTPSPTVPRVPPNPISPSPSAGSASESVSEDCSQAHTEVNEQPSLPNAQESAHRAAEPASSQSQQAVPEVILDEPGVKEEPQEIEEEITDTKEIFESHDFEHPAEGDSLSDKGPGAGGGPTAFEPQMLGSQPQSMEDLVAQAIPGSSGLQGNNVSLWEGEGSFPMEGFTGDASRPPQMVQRWHGRTSGTSHGCSFCDYHARDKVDLQRHIRIHTGEKPFACPYCEHRSALKGNLKHHIIRKHMNPQKF, from the exons atGGCAAGTGGTTTGTTGTCCCTTAAGTGGAACAACCACCGAAGTACCTTCTTCCACATCCTCTCCACCATCCGGAGCAAG gaaTCCTATTGTGATGTGACTATAGCCTGTGATGGAAAATTTTATCCAGTACACAAACTGGTATTATCAACATGTAGTGATTATTTTGAACAGATGTTTGAAAGGACAAACTGTAAACATCCAATTATAGTGTTAAAAGACATTAGAAGTCAAGAACTAGAAGCTTTATTAAACTATATGTATGTTGGTGAAGTTAATGTGCTTCAAAATGAATTAGCTGGCTTGATAAAAGCAGCCGAATGCCTTATGATCAAAGGCCTAGCAGTACCTGATGAAGCCCCTGCgaaagagagcaaagaaaataagCGAACTTTTGTCGGGACAGAGGACAGTCCTTTgtcgaagagaagaaaaagagatgaagaaattaGACCATCTCCCTCTCAGAACCAACAAATTCACAGAGAGGCGAGAGACACCACAGTGAACAGCCAATCCCAAAGACAGTCCAGTAGTGCCTCAATTCCAACTCCCTCCCCGACGGTGCCCAGAGTGCCGCCAAACCCCATCTCCCCTTCTCCGTCAGCAGGAAGTGCCTCTGAGTCTGTGTCAGAGGACTGTAGTCAAGCTCACACCGAGGTGAATGAGCAGCCCAGCCTTCCCAATGCACAGGAGTCAGCGCATCGGGCGGCCGAGCCGGCATCTAGTCAGTCGCAGCAGGCAGTACCTGAG GTAATCTTAGATGAACCTGGTGTTAAAGAAGAACCCcaagagatagaggaagagataacGGATACAAAAGAAATCTTCGAGTCGCACGATTTTGAGCATCCAGCTGAAGGGGACTCTCTGAGTGACAAAGGCCCGGGTGCTGGGGGAGGACCAACAGCATTTGAGCCGCAGATGTTGGGCTCACAACCTCAGTCTATGGAGGACTTGGTGGCACAGGCCATCCCAGGCTCTTCAGGCTTACAAGGA AACAATGTTTCCTtgtgggaaggagaaggaagcttTCCTATGGAAGGTTTTACTGGAGATGCGTCTCGGCCTCCACAGATG GTTCAGCGATGGCATGGTAGGACAAGCGGGACATCCCACGGATGCAGCTTTTGTGATTACCATGCCAGGGACAAGGTGGATCTGCAGCGACATATTCGCATCCACACTGGGGAAAAGCCTTTTGCCTGTCCATACTGCGAACACCGAAGTGCATTAAAGGGAAATCTCAAACACCACATAATTAGGAAACATATGAATCCCCAGAAGTTCTGA
- the LOC135102692 gene encoding longitudinals lacking protein, isoforms H/M/V-like isoform X9, producing the protein MASGLLSLKWNNHRSTFFHILSTIRSKESYCDVTIACDGKFYPVHKLVLSTCSDYFEQMFERTNCKHPIIVLKDIRSQELEALLNYMYVGEVNVLQNELAGLIKAAECLMIKGLAVPDEAPAKESKENKRTFVGTEDSPLSKRRKRDEEIRPSPSQNQQIHREARDTTVNSQSQRQSSSASIPTPSPTVPRVPPNPISPSPSAGSASESVSEDCSQAHTEVNEQPSLPNAQESAHRAAEPASSQSQQAVPEVILDEPGVKEEPQEIEEEITDTKEIFESHDFEHPAEGDSLSDKGPGAGGGPTAFEPQMLGSQPQSMEDLVAQAIPGSSGLQGNNVSLWEGEGSFPMEGFTGDASRPPQMGVDLCNAACHKQQEGLMRTTLPNMVLPPPSAFPIRRLVTKVAQEGSRREYRCQVCGYQAISESKLTIHFRKHTGEKPFVCSFCSYRCAHKSNLITHMKTRHADQEHQ; encoded by the exons atGGCAAGTGGTTTGTTGTCCCTTAAGTGGAACAACCACCGAAGTACCTTCTTCCACATCCTCTCCACCATCCGGAGCAAG gaaTCCTATTGTGATGTGACTATAGCCTGTGATGGAAAATTTTATCCAGTACACAAACTGGTATTATCAACATGTAGTGATTATTTTGAACAGATGTTTGAAAGGACAAACTGTAAACATCCAATTATAGTGTTAAAAGACATTAGAAGTCAAGAACTAGAAGCTTTATTAAACTATATGTATGTTGGTGAAGTTAATGTGCTTCAAAATGAATTAGCTGGCTTGATAAAAGCAGCCGAATGCCTTATGATCAAAGGCCTAGCAGTACCTGATGAAGCCCCTGCgaaagagagcaaagaaaataagCGAACTTTTGTCGGGACAGAGGACAGTCCTTTgtcgaagagaagaaaaagagatgaagaaattaGACCATCTCCCTCTCAGAACCAACAAATTCACAGAGAGGCGAGAGACACCACAGTGAACAGCCAATCCCAAAGACAGTCCAGTAGTGCCTCAATTCCAACTCCCTCCCCGACGGTGCCCAGAGTGCCGCCAAACCCCATCTCCCCTTCTCCGTCAGCAGGAAGTGCCTCTGAGTCTGTGTCAGAGGACTGTAGTCAAGCTCACACCGAGGTGAATGAGCAGCCCAGCCTTCCCAATGCACAGGAGTCAGCGCATCGGGCGGCCGAGCCGGCATCTAGTCAGTCGCAGCAGGCAGTACCTGAG GTAATCTTAGATGAACCTGGTGTTAAAGAAGAACCCcaagagatagaggaagagataacGGATACAAAAGAAATCTTCGAGTCGCACGATTTTGAGCATCCAGCTGAAGGGGACTCTCTGAGTGACAAAGGCCCGGGTGCTGGGGGAGGACCAACAGCATTTGAGCCGCAGATGTTGGGCTCACAACCTCAGTCTATGGAGGACTTGGTGGCACAGGCCATCCCAGGCTCTTCAGGCTTACAAGGA AACAATGTTTCCTtgtgggaaggagaaggaagcttTCCTATGGAAGGTTTTACTGGAGATGCGTCTCGGCCTCCACAGATG gGAGTGGACTTGTGTAATGCAGCCTGTCACAAGCAACAGGAAGGCTTGATGAGGACCACTTTGCCCAACATGGTTCTGCCACCGCCCTCGGCTTTTCCTATTAGGAGACTCGTTACGAAAGTGGCCCAGGAAGGGAGCAGACGGGAGTATCGATGTCAAGTTTGTGGATATCAGGCCATCAGTGAATCAAAGCTCACCATACATTTTCGTAAACACACAGGGGAGAAGCCATTTGTTTGCTCGTTCTGTTCCTACAGGTGTGCTCATAAGAGCAACCTTATCACACACATGAAGACTCGTCATGCAGACCAAGAGCATCAGTAG
- the LOC135102692 gene encoding longitudinals lacking protein, isoforms H/M/V-like isoform X16, translating to MASGLLSLKWNNHRSTFFHILSTIRSKESYCDVTIACDGKFYPVHKLVLSTCSDYFEQMFERTNCKHPIIVLKDIRSQELEALLNYMYVGEVNVLQNELAGLIKAAECLMIKGLAVPDEAPAKESKENKRTFVGTEDSPLSKRRKRDEEIRPSPSQNQQIHREARDTTVNSQSQRQSSSASIPTPSPTVPRVPPNPISPSPSAGSASESVSEDCSQAHTEVNEQPSLPNAQESAHRAAEPASSQSQQAVPEVILDEPGVKEEPQEIEEEITDTKEIFESHDFEHPAEGDSLSDKGPGAGGGPTAFEPQMLGSQPQSMEDLVAQAIPGSSGLQGNNVSLWEGEGSFPMEGFTGDASRPPQMVPVRSEQQPVLLGMVQLPPETQQPPNTRFQGNICPYCGREFIKSGDLNRHIRTHTGEKPFSCHLCSYRSSRKYSLKNHMYTHYNNLN from the exons atGGCAAGTGGTTTGTTGTCCCTTAAGTGGAACAACCACCGAAGTACCTTCTTCCACATCCTCTCCACCATCCGGAGCAAG gaaTCCTATTGTGATGTGACTATAGCCTGTGATGGAAAATTTTATCCAGTACACAAACTGGTATTATCAACATGTAGTGATTATTTTGAACAGATGTTTGAAAGGACAAACTGTAAACATCCAATTATAGTGTTAAAAGACATTAGAAGTCAAGAACTAGAAGCTTTATTAAACTATATGTATGTTGGTGAAGTTAATGTGCTTCAAAATGAATTAGCTGGCTTGATAAAAGCAGCCGAATGCCTTATGATCAAAGGCCTAGCAGTACCTGATGAAGCCCCTGCgaaagagagcaaagaaaataagCGAACTTTTGTCGGGACAGAGGACAGTCCTTTgtcgaagagaagaaaaagagatgaagaaattaGACCATCTCCCTCTCAGAACCAACAAATTCACAGAGAGGCGAGAGACACCACAGTGAACAGCCAATCCCAAAGACAGTCCAGTAGTGCCTCAATTCCAACTCCCTCCCCGACGGTGCCCAGAGTGCCGCCAAACCCCATCTCCCCTTCTCCGTCAGCAGGAAGTGCCTCTGAGTCTGTGTCAGAGGACTGTAGTCAAGCTCACACCGAGGTGAATGAGCAGCCCAGCCTTCCCAATGCACAGGAGTCAGCGCATCGGGCGGCCGAGCCGGCATCTAGTCAGTCGCAGCAGGCAGTACCTGAG GTAATCTTAGATGAACCTGGTGTTAAAGAAGAACCCcaagagatagaggaagagataacGGATACAAAAGAAATCTTCGAGTCGCACGATTTTGAGCATCCAGCTGAAGGGGACTCTCTGAGTGACAAAGGCCCGGGTGCTGGGGGAGGACCAACAGCATTTGAGCCGCAGATGTTGGGCTCACAACCTCAGTCTATGGAGGACTTGGTGGCACAGGCCATCCCAGGCTCTTCAGGCTTACAAGGA AACAATGTTTCCTtgtgggaaggagaaggaagcttTCCTATGGAAGGTTTTACTGGAGATGCGTCTCGGCCTCCACAGATG GTGCCAGTCAGAAGTGAGCAACAGCCAGTACTGCTGGGGATGGTGCAGCTTCCCCCAGAGACACAGCAGCCTCCTAACACTCGTTTCCAGGGCAACATTTGTCCCTATTGTGGAAGGGAGTTTATCAAGTCTGGTGACCTGAACCGCCACATCCgtacccacactggggagaagCCTTTCAGTTGCCACCTTTGTTCATATCGCTCCAGCAGAAAATACTCGCTTAAGAATCATATGTATACTCATTATAATAATTTGAATTGA